In one window of Myxococcales bacterium DNA:
- a CDS encoding DMT family transporter, translating into MRNESASNRAEPPNPLAWGGLLAALAAVTFGITTPIIQRLGHNAGALPTAALLYAGAAAVSMTGFGSKEGREAPVRRRHAGRLVVIAIVGALFAPVCLAWGLQHTSGSGASLLLNMEAMFTVLFAWRLYDEPIGGRVALALAVMAAGGLCLVLGEQREEGVGWGAVAVVLATFGWALDNALTRPLADLNPTQVVRWKAGLGATFGLIVSLVFNQTFPKALAMLGLLACGATGYGLSLRLYLLAQRRIGAGRTGSIFALAPFVGAACAWTMGERSVGVMTLLAAGLFGLGVSLHLTERHRHRHIHEPVEHEHAHRHDDGHHDHRHVPPVETEHSHPHRHDDRTHDHPHAPDAHHHHRHA; encoded by the coding sequence ATGAGAAATGAGTCCGCGTCGAATCGAGCCGAACCACCGAACCCCCTCGCGTGGGGAGGTCTGCTTGCCGCACTCGCCGCCGTGACCTTCGGGATCACCACGCCCATCATCCAGAGGCTCGGTCATAACGCCGGTGCGCTTCCGACCGCAGCACTCCTGTACGCGGGAGCTGCCGCCGTCTCCATGACTGGATTCGGCTCCAAGGAAGGCCGCGAAGCCCCGGTGCGTAGACGGCACGCTGGCCGTCTTGTCGTGATTGCCATCGTCGGAGCCCTCTTCGCCCCCGTCTGCCTTGCCTGGGGCCTCCAGCATACGAGCGGTTCGGGCGCCTCGTTGCTCCTCAACATGGAGGCGATGTTCACGGTCTTGTTCGCTTGGCGACTGTACGACGAGCCCATCGGCGGTCGTGTTGCCCTCGCCTTGGCAGTCATGGCCGCGGGAGGGCTGTGTTTGGTCCTCGGCGAGCAGCGGGAGGAAGGCGTCGGGTGGGGAGCCGTGGCTGTCGTCCTCGCGACATTCGGATGGGCGCTCGACAACGCGCTCACCCGCCCGTTGGCGGACTTGAATCCGACTCAGGTGGTGCGGTGGAAGGCGGGGCTCGGGGCGACGTTCGGCTTGATCGTGTCGCTGGTCTTCAATCAGACCTTTCCCAAGGCCCTCGCGATGCTCGGTCTCCTCGCGTGCGGAGCGACAGGCTACGGCCTGAGCCTACGGCTCTATCTCCTTGCCCAGCGTCGCATCGGTGCGGGCCGAACCGGCTCGATCTTCGCGCTGGCTCCCTTCGTCGGGGCCGCGTGCGCCTGGACCATGGGTGAACGGTCCGTGGGAGTCATGACACTCTTGGCCGCGGGGCTCTTCGGGCTCGGTGTCAGCCTCCACCTCACGGAGCGTCACCGTCATCGCCATATCCACGAGCCCGTCGAGCATGAGCACGCCCATCGTCACGACGACGGCCACCACGACCATCGGCACGTCCCGCCCGTCGAGACGGAGCATAGCCATCCCCACCGTCATGACGATCGGACCCACGATCATCCTCACGCGCCTGACGCCCACCACCACCATCGACACGCCTGA
- a CDS encoding cation transporter: MGHDHAHDHRHDHSPKSYGRPFIIGISLNLVFVVVETVYGISSGSVALVADAAHNLSDVLGLAFAWAAFLLAQRKPSRRRTYGFRKTTVLAALGNSVLLLVAIGGVSWEAVGRLRHPAVIEGRIVMAVAAVGVVINGVSAMLFAKGRKGDANLRGAFLHLASDAAVSFGVVVAGAIILRTGWMWLDPLVSLVVSVVILLGTWGLLKQSVNLALDAVPEGIDAEAVNTYLAGLPGVLEVHDLHIWAMSTTETALTAHLVMATNTCEPRFLGDVGKVLHDKFKIEHSTLQVEAPEAPDPCHLAAEGTV; encoded by the coding sequence ATGGGGCATGACCACGCGCATGACCACCGCCACGACCATAGCCCGAAGAGCTACGGTCGACCGTTCATCATCGGCATCTCGTTGAACCTCGTGTTCGTCGTCGTCGAGACGGTCTACGGGATCTCTTCCGGCTCGGTTGCGCTCGTCGCCGACGCGGCCCACAATCTGAGCGACGTTCTTGGTCTGGCCTTCGCTTGGGCCGCGTTCCTTCTGGCTCAACGGAAGCCTTCAAGACGACGAACCTATGGGTTTCGGAAGACCACCGTTCTCGCCGCCCTCGGAAATTCCGTCCTTCTGCTCGTCGCCATCGGGGGAGTGTCGTGGGAGGCCGTTGGACGCCTCCGCCACCCGGCAGTCATCGAGGGTCGCATAGTGATGGCGGTGGCCGCCGTCGGTGTCGTCATCAACGGCGTGTCGGCCATGTTGTTCGCGAAGGGCCGGAAGGGGGACGCAAACCTGAGAGGCGCCTTCCTGCATCTTGCTTCCGACGCCGCCGTGTCCTTTGGGGTAGTCGTTGCCGGAGCGATCATCCTGCGAACGGGCTGGATGTGGCTCGATCCCCTCGTCAGCCTCGTGGTCTCGGTGGTGATCCTCTTGGGCACCTGGGGCCTCTTGAAGCAATCGGTCAACCTTGCCCTGGACGCGGTCCCGGAGGGCATCGACGCCGAGGCCGTCAACACGTACCTCGCTGGCCTTCCCGGCGTCCTGGAGGTCCACGACCTCCACATCTGGGCGATGAGTACCACCGAGACCGCCCTGACGGCCCACCTCGTGATGGCGACCAACACGTGCGAGCCGAGGTTTCTGGGAGACGTGGGAAAGGTCTTGCACGACAAGTTCAAGATCGAGCACTCGACCTTGCAGGTCGAAGCTCCCGAGGCCCCGGATCCCTGCCACCTGGCGGCCGAGGGAACCGTATGA